A DNA window from Polyangium spumosum contains the following coding sequences:
- a CDS encoding methyltransferase domain-containing protein → MTDEAPPPDTKPRAAYIHGTSEEEQRRLAELNGIVNAEFVGFLDVKPEEQVLEVGSGLGILTRLVAARVPLGMVWGVERSEVQIDYALRELDKLPEDWVPNVTFLQGDAHALPFEDGSFDVVYCRFVLEHVADPARVLQEMHRVLRPGGRFFMQEPNARAIDLDPECPLFDNVWTRFLDVQRTLGGDPVIGKRLYRLARRAGFVDISLSISPMLAHAGHDNFRAYVMAFADVLRTAEDLLRKHDFDLDEVRDAVRELDAFAEHPDAALYFYWNRATGRRAP, encoded by the coding sequence ATGACGGACGAGGCCCCGCCGCCCGACACGAAGCCGCGCGCTGCGTACATCCACGGGACCAGCGAGGAGGAGCAGCGCCGGCTCGCCGAGCTCAACGGAATCGTCAACGCGGAGTTCGTCGGCTTCCTCGACGTGAAGCCCGAAGAGCAGGTCCTCGAGGTCGGCAGCGGGCTCGGGATCCTGACGCGCCTGGTCGCGGCGCGCGTGCCGCTCGGGATGGTCTGGGGCGTCGAGCGCTCGGAGGTTCAGATCGACTATGCCTTGCGCGAGCTCGACAAGCTCCCCGAGGACTGGGTGCCGAACGTCACGTTCCTCCAGGGCGACGCGCATGCGCTGCCCTTCGAGGACGGCTCGTTCGACGTCGTGTATTGCCGCTTCGTCCTCGAGCACGTCGCCGACCCGGCGCGCGTGCTCCAGGAGATGCACCGGGTCCTGCGTCCCGGGGGTCGCTTCTTCATGCAGGAGCCAAACGCCCGCGCCATCGACCTGGACCCGGAGTGCCCCCTCTTCGATAACGTCTGGACCCGCTTCCTCGACGTGCAACGGACGCTCGGGGGAGATCCGGTCATCGGCAAACGCCTCTACCGGCTGGCGCGACGCGCAGGCTTCGTCGACATTTCACTGAGCATCTCCCCGATGCTCGCCCACGCCGGACACGACAACTTCCGGGCGTACGTGATGGCGTTCGCGGACGTCCTGCGGACGGCCGAAGACCTGCTCCGCAAACATGACTTCGACCTCGACGAGGTGCGCGACGCGGTTCGAGAGCTCGACGCCTTCGCCGAACACCCGGACGCCGCGCTTTACTTCTACTGGAACCGCGCGACGGGGCGGCGGGCCCCCTGA
- a CDS encoding serine/threonine-protein kinase — protein sequence MKRPGTSEPDLFDDSVEEPAKAPEEEARTSAPPPARIFSVPPPVDPAADGEAFGVEPLDRYVEKRRLGRGAMGEVALCKDTRIGRDVARKVILPIYQADPQVRARFLREARVQGQLEHPSIVPVYDLGTDIDGSIYFTMKCLRGLTLSQIVKGLRRRDPAVVEAYSRQKLLRAFSAACLAVDFAHSRGVLHRDLKPSNVMLGDFGEVYVLDWGLAKLRKDAPEASLALDDSSDDLKTAAGKILGTFGYMSPEQAMGKVSALDARSDVYSLGAILFEILTLEPLHTKDTWNAMMLATLQGADARASSRAPTLDLPPELDAICVKATALDPDARYASARELHEVIERFLAGDTDVSVRRDLSTRHARAAEVAARRAEGTGPEAAEARREAMQEVGRALALDPTNREALRLLARIITTPPSDILPEARDEVRARGFGRLRLALRDGVRFDVASVILMIPLALWMGIRSMAHLLAVVGLTAIASALKLLAAQSEEVRRLYVFSYGAYLFNVLALGFLSRAFGPLFFVPMLVSIFTFSFSMTHSGRFRAAIIATGCIGLLVPLGLELLGLIARSYTFQDGTMVVLPQGVSLPEVPTLVALTLGNVFLIVAPSLILGRVQLALREAEMRSAMQAWHLRQLLPDEAKSATPPPPPVSKLGW from the coding sequence ATGAAGCGCCCTGGGACCTCCGAGCCCGATCTCTTCGACGACTCCGTGGAGGAGCCGGCGAAGGCCCCGGAGGAGGAGGCGCGCACCTCGGCGCCTCCGCCCGCGCGGATCTTCTCCGTGCCCCCGCCCGTCGACCCTGCCGCCGACGGCGAGGCGTTCGGCGTCGAGCCGCTCGATCGTTACGTGGAGAAACGAAGGCTCGGCCGCGGCGCGATGGGCGAGGTCGCGCTCTGCAAAGACACGCGCATCGGCCGCGACGTGGCGCGCAAGGTGATCCTGCCGATCTACCAGGCCGATCCGCAGGTCCGCGCGCGATTCCTCCGCGAGGCGCGGGTGCAGGGGCAGCTCGAGCACCCCTCGATCGTCCCCGTCTACGACCTCGGCACGGACATCGACGGCTCGATTTACTTCACGATGAAATGCTTGCGGGGCCTGACCCTCTCGCAGATCGTGAAGGGCCTGCGCAGGAGAGACCCGGCCGTCGTCGAGGCCTACAGCCGTCAGAAGCTGCTCCGCGCCTTCTCCGCGGCCTGCCTCGCCGTCGACTTCGCCCATTCCCGCGGCGTCCTGCACAGGGACCTCAAGCCCTCGAACGTGATGCTCGGCGATTTCGGCGAGGTCTACGTGCTCGACTGGGGCCTCGCCAAGCTACGCAAGGACGCGCCCGAGGCCTCGCTCGCCCTCGACGACTCCTCGGACGACCTGAAGACGGCCGCGGGCAAGATCCTCGGGACCTTCGGCTACATGTCGCCCGAGCAGGCGATGGGCAAGGTGAGCGCGCTCGACGCGCGCAGCGACGTCTACTCGCTCGGCGCGATCCTCTTCGAGATCCTGACGCTCGAGCCTCTGCACACGAAAGACACGTGGAACGCGATGATGCTCGCGACGCTGCAAGGCGCCGACGCGCGCGCCTCGAGCCGCGCGCCCACGCTCGACCTGCCGCCGGAGCTCGACGCCATCTGCGTGAAGGCGACCGCGCTCGACCCGGACGCGCGGTACGCCTCGGCCCGCGAGCTGCACGAGGTGATCGAGCGGTTCCTCGCGGGCGACACGGACGTCTCGGTGCGCCGCGACCTCTCGACCCGCCACGCCCGCGCGGCCGAGGTCGCCGCCCGCCGCGCCGAGGGGACGGGCCCGGAGGCCGCCGAGGCGCGGCGCGAGGCGATGCAGGAGGTCGGCCGCGCCCTCGCGCTCGACCCGACGAACCGCGAGGCGCTTCGCCTCCTCGCCCGGATCATCACGACCCCGCCGAGCGACATCCTGCCCGAGGCGCGGGACGAGGTCCGGGCGCGTGGCTTCGGGCGGCTGCGCCTCGCGCTGCGTGACGGCGTTCGATTCGACGTCGCGAGCGTGATCCTGATGATCCCGCTGGCCTTGTGGATGGGCATCCGCAGCATGGCGCACCTGCTCGCCGTGGTGGGCTTGACGGCGATCGCGTCTGCGCTGAAGCTGCTCGCCGCGCAATCCGAAGAGGTGCGTCGGCTCTACGTCTTCAGCTACGGGGCGTACCTCTTCAACGTCCTCGCGCTCGGCTTTTTGTCCCGCGCGTTTGGCCCGCTCTTTTTCGTTCCGATGCTCGTGTCGATCTTCACGTTCTCGTTCTCGATGACACACTCGGGCCGATTCCGGGCGGCGATCATCGCGACGGGCTGCATCGGCCTGCTCGTCCCGCTCGGCCTCGAGCTGCTCGGGCTCATCGCGCGCTCGTACACGTTCCAGGACGGGACGATGGTGGTCCTGCCGCAAGGCGTATCGTTGCCCGAGGTGCCGACGCTGGTGGCGCTGACGCTCGGGAACGTGTTTTTGATCGTGGCGCCGAGCCTGATCCTGGGCCGCGTGCAGCTCGCGCTGCGCGAGGCGGAGATGCGCTCGGCGATGCAAGCGTGGCACCTGCGGCAGCTCCTGCCGGACGAGGCGAAGTCCGCGACGCCGCCCCCGCCGCCGGTGTCGAAATTGGGGTGGTGA
- a CDS encoding STAS domain-containing protein, translated as MQRVIDAFRAGLDGYVAESCERVIASGNPFYSRFPRELLFASVKRVYEAILEDLSTVDGKAVVTLMTTIGSQRSAQGARISQILQGMEHGFQVVTDHFAESFRDDPEARLHWEVARSRLGHAGAAALSDAFLAAREDAMRAQAEEIFELSARVLPLARGVLLMPLVGRLDGARAELVMEILLAAVGEHAAKVVLLDVTGLPVVDEVVAPYLVRTATAVRLLGATPALVGVRPSLARTMVAGGVDLGGLVTLARLEDGLSYAMGLLGRPQGR; from the coding sequence ATGCAGCGCGTGATCGACGCATTCCGGGCGGGGCTCGACGGGTACGTGGCGGAGTCGTGCGAGCGCGTCATCGCCTCGGGGAACCCTTTTTACAGCCGGTTTCCGCGCGAGCTCCTGTTCGCCTCGGTGAAGCGCGTCTACGAGGCCATCCTCGAGGACCTCTCCACGGTCGACGGCAAGGCCGTCGTCACGTTGATGACCACGATCGGGTCGCAGCGCAGCGCGCAGGGCGCCAGGATCTCGCAGATCCTCCAGGGGATGGAGCACGGCTTCCAGGTCGTCACGGACCACTTCGCCGAGTCATTTCGTGACGATCCGGAGGCGCGCCTCCACTGGGAGGTGGCGCGGAGCCGGCTCGGTCATGCCGGCGCGGCGGCGCTCTCGGACGCCTTCCTCGCGGCGCGCGAGGACGCCATGCGGGCGCAGGCCGAGGAGATCTTCGAGCTCTCCGCGCGGGTCTTGCCGCTCGCGCGGGGGGTCTTGCTCATGCCGCTCGTGGGGCGGCTCGACGGGGCGCGCGCCGAGCTGGTCATGGAGATCCTGCTCGCGGCCGTGGGCGAGCACGCGGCGAAGGTGGTGCTGCTCGACGTGACGGGGTTGCCGGTCGTGGACGAGGTGGTCGCGCCGTACCTCGTGCGGACGGCGACGGCGGTGCGGCTGCTCGGGGCGACGCCGGCGCTCGTGGGGGTGCGGCCGAGCCTGGCGCGGACGATGGTGGCGGGCGGGGTCGATCTCGGGGGGCTCGTGACGCTCGCGCGGCTCGAAGATGGGTTAAGCTACGCGATGGGGCTGCTCGGGCGGCCCCAGGGGCGTTGA